A window from Rhea pennata isolate bPtePen1 chromosome 1, bPtePen1.pri, whole genome shotgun sequence encodes these proteins:
- the IL22 gene encoding interleukin-22 — MASLQTWTKCFTGWIFFCCCCCLPLLLTSPLPPKGVEVAVIGHHACRLRKINFQQPYIRNRTYTLAKMARASDQDTDNRLIGQQLYVNIKENNRCYMMKRVVQIIVKDVLLSEAKDQYPYVEEVAQFLASMTSELSKCKFSGHREHVEKNLEEMKSKMKQLGANGKNKAIGELDLLFDYIENACTDTPKKGGNKKKN; from the exons ATGGCCTCCCTGCAGACCTGGACCAAGTGCTTCACAGGATGGAtcttcttctgctgctgttgctgtctcCCTCTTCTTCTCACCAGCCCTCTGCCTCCAAAAGGGGTAGAAGTAGCTGTTATTGGTCATCATGCCTGCAGGCTCAGGAAGATCAACTTCCAGCAGCCCTACATCAGGAATCGCACCTACACCTTGGCTAAAATG gcCAGGGCTTCAGACCAGGACACAGATAACAGGCTCATTGGACAGCAACTCTATGTTAACATCAAG GAAAACAACCGCTGCTACATGATGAAGAGAGTTGTACAGATCATTGTGAAAGATGTCCTCCTGTCTGAAGCCAAGGATCAGTATCCCTACGTAGAGGAGGTGGCACAGTTCTTGGCGTCCATGACCTCAGAGCTGAGCAAATGC aaattctcAGGACACAGAGAGCATGTTGAAaagaatttggaagaaatgaaaagcaaaatgaaacag TTGGGagcaaatggaaagaataaagCTATTGGAGAACTGGATTTACTGTTTGACTACATAGAAAATGCATGTACTGACACCCCAAAGAAGGGAgggaacaagaagaaaaactaa